A genomic window from Prochlorococcus sp. RS04 includes:
- the gatB gene encoding Asp-tRNA(Asn)/Glu-tRNA(Gln) amidotransferase subunit GatB — protein MNNLESWEAVIGLETHVQLNTKSKIFTSASTAFGDLPNTHIDPVVCGLPGTLPVLNETVLKYAVKTSLALNLNVAEHCKFDRKQYFYPDLPKNYQISQFDEPLAENGWLEVEIIEKDKEPYIKKIGIERLHMEEDAGKLVHSGSDRLAGSKYSLVDYNRAGIALCEIVSKPDIRSGKEASEYASEIRRTVRYLGVSDGNMQEGSLRCDVNISVRKGPNAPFGTKVEIKNMNSFSAIQKACDYEIARQIEVYENGGKIFQETRLWDEAKQLTKSMRLKEGSSDYRYFPDPDLGPIEITKAQQEIWFKELPELPSKKRSKYVSQFGLSAYDARVISDEISMANFFEETVANGAEAKLASNWVTSDIVGYLKSNKLSFSDLKLSPENLAEMISMISKNIISGKIAKEILPELIQTNISPKKLVEEKGLAMISDSSSITPIIDELINEYPNEVQAFKNGKTKLLGFFVGQLMKRTKGKADPKLANKLLMEKLNS, from the coding sequence ATGAACAATTTGGAATCTTGGGAAGCTGTGATTGGTTTGGAAACTCATGTACAGCTTAATACGAAAAGTAAAATATTCACATCTGCGTCAACAGCTTTTGGTGATTTACCTAATACTCATATAGATCCTGTAGTTTGTGGGTTACCAGGAACTCTTCCAGTTCTGAATGAGACTGTTCTTAAGTATGCTGTAAAAACTTCGTTGGCATTAAATTTAAACGTTGCAGAACATTGTAAATTTGATAGAAAACAATATTTTTATCCTGATCTGCCTAAAAATTATCAAATTTCACAATTTGATGAGCCACTAGCTGAAAATGGTTGGTTAGAGGTTGAAATAATTGAAAAGGACAAAGAACCTTATATCAAAAAAATTGGTATAGAAAGGCTTCATATGGAAGAAGACGCCGGAAAACTAGTCCATTCAGGAAGTGATAGATTAGCTGGCTCTAAGTATTCTTTAGTTGATTACAATCGTGCCGGAATAGCACTTTGTGAGATTGTAAGTAAACCAGATATTAGATCAGGTAAAGAGGCATCTGAATATGCTTCAGAGATTAGAAGAACAGTTAGATATCTAGGGGTATCAGATGGAAATATGCAAGAGGGTTCATTACGCTGTGATGTCAATATTTCAGTTAGAAAAGGACCTAATGCTCCTTTTGGTACCAAAGTGGAAATAAAAAATATGAATTCATTTTCTGCAATTCAAAAGGCTTGTGATTATGAAATAGCCAGACAAATAGAAGTTTATGAAAATGGAGGAAAAATTTTCCAAGAAACAAGGTTATGGGATGAAGCTAAGCAATTAACGAAAAGTATGAGATTAAAAGAAGGTAGCAGTGACTATAGATATTTTCCTGATCCTGACTTAGGTCCAATTGAAATAACAAAAGCCCAACAAGAAATATGGTTTAAAGAACTACCAGAATTACCTTCAAAGAAAAGAAGTAAATACGTAAGTCAATTTGGGTTGTCTGCATATGATGCAAGGGTAATTTCTGATGAAATAAGCATGGCAAACTTTTTTGAAGAAACAGTGGCAAATGGTGCCGAGGCCAAACTAGCTTCAAATTGGGTAACAAGTGATATTGTGGGCTATTTAAAATCAAACAAACTAAGTTTTAGTGACCTAAAGCTTAGTCCTGAAAATCTTGCTGAAATGATTAGTATGATTTCAAAAAATATAATTAGTGGAAAAATTGCAAAAGAAATTCTACCTGAACTTATTCAAACAAATATTTCTCCGAAAAAATTAGTTGAAGAAAAAGGGTTGGCTATGATATCTGATTCTTCAAGTATTACACCAATAATTGATGAACTTATAAATGAATATCCAAATGAAGTTCAAGCATTTAAAAATGGCAAAACTAAGTTACTTGGTTTTTTTGTTGGTCAACTTATGAAAAGAACCAAAGGTAAAGCTGACCCGAAACTTGCAAATAAACTTCTTATGGAAAAATTGAATAGTTAA
- the thiO gene encoding glycine oxidase ThiO, whose amino-acid sequence MAQDTKNSILIIGGGLLGLSIAYEFSRNNFKVLVLSKNRNESAGFVAAGMLATHAEGLEDELLKFGQESQNLIPKWIKSIEQDSNIRCGLKQCGIVVPFKNKEDLEEFPTYEYGKYLNHKDLQTEINGMNSIWKHGLLFEQDGQIDNRRRLMRALERACSLHGVEFQEGSEVEDLTFEKNKITGAKVLCATGEIKKINCEKAIICSGAWSKKIFNKIPVFPVKGQMLSIQGPTNFLKRVIFGPKTYLVPRDDGLIIVGATVEKDSKFNQGNTPNGIKQLQEGILSLLPEAINWPQMEHWWGFRPCTPDLKPIIGKSKIENLFIATGHYRNGVLFSAITSDLLLKIVQNKNLKKIEKSFLEKFSLDRFAI is encoded by the coding sequence ATGGCACAAGATACCAAAAATTCAATATTAATCATTGGCGGTGGACTTTTAGGTTTATCTATTGCTTATGAATTTTCTAGAAATAACTTCAAAGTTTTAGTTTTAAGCAAAAACAGAAATGAATCAGCTGGATTTGTTGCTGCAGGAATGTTAGCTACTCATGCCGAAGGACTTGAGGATGAATTACTAAAATTTGGCCAAGAAAGTCAAAATCTAATTCCAAAGTGGATAAAAAGTATTGAACAAGATAGTAATATTAGATGCGGTTTAAAACAATGTGGCATAGTAGTTCCTTTTAAAAACAAAGAAGATCTTGAAGAGTTTCCCACTTATGAATATGGAAAATATTTAAATCACAAAGATCTTCAAACAGAAATTAATGGAATGAATTCAATTTGGAAACATGGTTTACTTTTTGAACAAGATGGGCAAATAGATAACCGAAGAAGACTAATGCGTGCTCTTGAGAGAGCATGCTCCTTGCATGGAGTCGAATTTCAAGAGGGATCAGAAGTAGAGGATTTAACATTCGAAAAAAACAAAATTACAGGTGCAAAAGTTTTATGTGCCACTGGGGAAATAAAAAAAATTAACTGCGAAAAAGCAATTATATGCAGCGGTGCTTGGAGTAAAAAAATTTTTAATAAGATTCCAGTCTTTCCTGTAAAGGGACAAATGCTATCAATACAAGGTCCAACAAATTTTTTGAAAAGGGTTATTTTTGGTCCAAAAACTTATCTAGTTCCCCGTGATGATGGACTCATTATAGTTGGAGCAACAGTTGAAAAAGATTCAAAATTTAATCAAGGTAATACTCCTAATGGAATAAAACAACTGCAAGAAGGCATTCTCTCCTTATTGCCAGAAGCTATTAATTGGCCACAAATGGAACATTGGTGGGGATTTAGACCTTGCACACCAGATCTAAAACCAATAATTGGAAAATCAAAAATTGAAAATCTTTTTATAGCTACAGGGCATTACAGAAATGGAGTTTTATTTTCTGCAATAACAAGTGATCTTCTTTTGAAAATAGTTCAAAATAAAAATCTCAAAAAAATAGAAAAAAGCTTTCTAGAAAAATTTAGTTTAGATAGATTTGCGATTTAA
- the ndk gene encoding nucleoside-diphosphate kinase, translated as MTKERTFIAIKPDGVQRGYVSEIIGRFEKKGFKLVGLKQLIPSKELAQNHYGVHRERPFFGDLVDFISSGPVVAMVWEGEGVILSARKLIGATKPLEAEPGTIRGDLAIDIGRNIIHGSDGEDTAKFEIDLWFNEEELCEWETSDSKWRSEN; from the coding sequence ATGACCAAAGAGAGAACCTTTATTGCAATTAAACCAGATGGAGTTCAAAGAGGATATGTTTCTGAGATTATTGGCAGATTTGAAAAAAAAGGATTTAAATTGGTTGGTTTAAAGCAATTAATTCCTTCAAAAGAACTTGCTCAAAATCATTATGGAGTACATAGAGAAAGACCCTTTTTTGGTGATTTAGTAGACTTTATTTCAAGTGGACCTGTTGTAGCAATGGTGTGGGAAGGCGAAGGAGTTATTTTGAGTGCCAGAAAATTAATAGGTGCAACAAAACCTCTGGAAGCAGAGCCTGGAACAATTAGAGGTGATTTAGCTATTGATATTGGGAGGAATATTATTCATGGTTCTGACGGAGAAGATACAGCAAAATTTGAAATTGATCTGTGGTTTAACGAAGAGGAATTATGTGAGTGGGAAACTTCTGATTCTAAATGGCGATCTGAAAATTAA
- the speA gene encoding biosynthetic arginine decarboxylase produces MTNFEPKKLKNIWTIEDSISTYNIDKWGDKYFSINSKGNISVTKDIKSENKIDLFKLVKELKSREINPPLIIRFNDILKDRINALHDSFLKAIKTYKYKNIYQGVFPVKCNQQKNVLEKIIEFGSQWNFGLEVGSKSELLIGLALLENQNSLLICNGYKDKKYIQIATLARKLGKNPIIVIEQRDEVKRIIQAVQELNATPLIGIRAKLSSKSSGRWGKSIGDNSKFGLSIPEIMLTIKELKEANLINEMQLLHFHIGSQISDIAVIKYALQEASQIYVELCKLGAPMQYIDVGGGLGIDFDGTKTSSNTSTNYSLQNYANDVIATIKDSCELNNIKHPTIISESGRAIISHCSVLIFNVLGTSHVSSELQIFDNKNQQLIIANLLETFYELKKLKNKKINLSQIIELWNDAKKFKEDCLVAFRLGFLSLAERAYAEELAWACAKEISNNLNNDQINHPDLSEITETLASTYYANLSIFKSIPDSWAINQIFPIMPIHRHLEEPFCKGNFADLTCDSDGKLNNFIDDGKIKSLLNLHKPEEGKDYLIGIFMTGAYQEALGNLHNLFGSTNVVHIDINQDDSYKVKNIIKEDSKSEILQLLDYSSASLVESIRINTESAIDQKKLTIEEARKLMDQIEISLRKSSYLSE; encoded by the coding sequence TTGACCAATTTTGAGCCGAAAAAATTAAAGAATATTTGGACTATTGAAGATAGTATTTCGACTTATAACATAGATAAATGGGGAGATAAATATTTTTCTATAAATTCCAAAGGAAATATATCAGTCACTAAAGATATAAAATCTGAAAATAAGATTGATCTTTTTAAACTTGTCAAAGAACTTAAGAGTAGAGAAATAAATCCTCCATTAATCATAAGATTTAATGATATCTTGAAAGATCGCATAAATGCATTACATGACTCTTTTTTAAAAGCAATAAAAACCTATAAATATAAGAACATTTATCAAGGCGTTTTTCCTGTTAAATGTAATCAACAGAAAAATGTCCTAGAAAAGATAATAGAGTTTGGTAGCCAATGGAATTTTGGTTTAGAAGTAGGAAGTAAATCAGAACTATTAATTGGCCTTGCACTTCTTGAAAACCAAAATTCATTATTGATATGCAACGGATATAAAGATAAAAAATATATTCAGATTGCTACTTTGGCCAGAAAACTCGGCAAAAATCCAATAATAGTCATTGAACAAAGAGATGAGGTAAAAAGAATTATTCAAGCAGTTCAAGAACTTAACGCGACTCCATTAATAGGGATTAGAGCAAAGTTATCAAGTAAAAGTAGCGGTAGGTGGGGTAAATCTATTGGGGATAATTCGAAATTTGGATTATCAATTCCAGAAATTATGTTGACAATAAAAGAACTAAAAGAAGCGAATCTTATCAACGAAATGCAATTGCTCCATTTTCATATAGGCAGCCAAATAAGTGATATTGCTGTTATCAAATACGCATTACAAGAAGCGAGTCAAATATATGTTGAACTATGCAAACTAGGAGCTCCAATGCAATATATAGATGTTGGTGGAGGATTAGGGATAGATTTTGATGGAACTAAAACCTCCTCAAACACCTCTACTAATTATTCTCTACAAAATTATGCTAACGATGTAATTGCAACTATTAAGGATTCATGTGAATTAAATAATATCAAGCATCCAACCATAATCTCAGAAAGTGGAAGAGCAATAATTAGTCATTGTTCAGTTTTAATTTTTAATGTCTTAGGAACAAGCCATGTCAGTTCCGAACTACAAATTTTTGATAACAAAAATCAACAATTAATAATTGCAAATTTACTTGAAACTTTCTATGAATTAAAAAAACTTAAAAATAAAAAAATAAATTTATCTCAAATAATTGAACTATGGAATGATGCAAAAAAGTTTAAAGAAGATTGCTTAGTCGCTTTTAGATTAGGATTTTTAAGTTTAGCAGAAAGAGCTTATGCCGAAGAACTTGCTTGGGCTTGCGCAAAAGAAATTTCTAATAACCTGAATAATGATCAAATCAATCACCCTGATTTATCTGAAATTACAGAAACTCTTGCATCAACTTATTATGCAAATTTATCTATCTTTAAATCTATTCCCGATAGCTGGGCAATAAATCAGATTTTTCCAATAATGCCAATACATAGGCATTTAGAGGAACCTTTCTGCAAAGGCAATTTTGCAGATTTAACTTGTGATTCAGATGGGAAACTAAATAATTTTATTGATGATGGAAAAATTAAATCATTACTAAATTTACATAAGCCAGAGGAAGGTAAAGATTATCTAATTGGAATTTTTATGACTGGAGCCTATCAAGAAGCATTAGGAAACTTGCATAATTTATTTGGCAGTACAAACGTTGTTCATATAGACATAAATCAAGATGATTCATATAAGGTCAAAAATATAATTAAAGAGGACAGTAAATCTGAAATTTTACAATTATTAGATTACAGTTCAGCTTCTTTGGTTGAATCTATAAGAATTAATACTGAATCAGCAATTGATCAAAAAAAATTAACTATTGAAGAAGCAAGGAAATTAATGGATCAAATCGAAATTAGTCTCAGAAAAAGTAGTTATTTATCAGAATGA